Proteins encoded in a region of the Anopheles aquasalis chromosome 2, idAnoAquaMG_Q_19, whole genome shotgun sequence genome:
- the LOC126572693 gene encoding short-chain specific acyl-CoA dehydrogenase, mitochondrial-like, producing the protein MLPRRLLKVSCSGRNQFQRRFSVCELSAEHRELQRICRQFSDRELKPAASEIDRLGTFPAQHIAKLASMGLMRVTVSPRYGGAGMDMLSLSLIVEELSRGCGSTGSIVSIHNCLYANLLDRLGTDHQRHRLFNKYPSDTIGAFALSEAGAGSDVAAMTTRATQSSDGSWLLNGSKAWVTSGVEAVAAIVFATIDSSLGYKGITAFLVDFEEAKANGLSLGRPEDKLGIRGTSTCDLVLENVPIPAENVLGSVGSGMRIAMEQLDRARIGIASQAIGIAQASLEEAVAYAKQRVAFGGMLIDLPAVRTRIAEIGTRIETARLLVRKAAVEIDRGQRATKACSMAKWVAGETATFAAHGCQQIMGGMGYVKNLPAERFYRDARITEIYGGVTDVQKSIVADAIIKELD; encoded by the exons ATGCTCCCCCGTCGTTTGCTTAAAG TATCATGCTCCGGCCGGAACCAGTTCCAACGAAGATTTAGCGTATGTGAGCTTTCGGCAGAACATCGAGAGCTCCAACGGATATGTCGCCAATTCAGCGACCGGGAGTTAAAACCAGCTGCCAGCGAAATCGATCGTCTAGGCACTTTTCCGGCACAACATATCGCCAAGCTGGCCTCGATGGGTTTGATGCGTGTAACAGTGAGTCCTCGGTACGGGGGTGCTGGCATGGATATGCTATCGCTATCACTAATCGTCGAAGAGCTATCGCGAGGATGCGGAAGTACCGGATCGATCGTATCAATTCACAACTGCCTTTACGCCAATCTGCTCGATCGCCTTGGGACTGATCACCAGCGACATAGGCTTTTCAACAAATATCCTTCCGATACTATCGGTGCTTTCGCACTCAGTGAAGCTGGCGCTGGTTCCGACGTGGCAGCTATGACCACTCGCGCAACGCAGTCTTCCGATGGTAGCTGGCTATTGAACGGATCCAAGGCATGGGTTACATCGGGTGTAGAAGCAGTGGCCGCGATAGTTTTCGCCACCATAGACTCATCGCTTGGTTACAAAGGAATCACTGCCTTCCTGGTTGACtttgaagaagcaaaagccAACGGACTGTCCCTCGGCCGACCGGAAGACAAACTGGGCATACGGGGCACCTCCACGTGCGATCTTGTGCTCGAAAACGTTCCAATACCGGCTGAAAACGTGCTCGGGTCAGTTGGTAGTGGAATGCGTATTGCCATGGAACAACTAGATAGGGCCAGAATTGGAATAGCCTCACAGGCAATCGGCATCGCGCAAGCATCGCTAGAGGAGGCCGTGGCTTATGCCAAGCAACGTGTGGCTTTCGGAGGAATGCTCATAGATTTGCCAGCCGTGCGAACTAGGATTGCCGAAATTGGAACACGTATCGAAACCGCCCGACTGCTTGTACGGAAGGCCGCCGTCGAAATTGATCGAGGACAGCGAGCGACTAAGGCTTGCTCTATGGCCAAATGGGTTGCAGGGGAAACGGCTACATTTGCGGCACACGGTTGCCAACAGATCATGGGGGGAATGGGATACGTTAAGAACCTGCCGGCAGAACGATTTTATCGGGATGCTCGTATTACTGAGATTTATGGCGGTGTAACGGACGTACAGAAGTCGATCGTAGCCGATGCGATCATCAAGGAACTGGACTGA
- the LOC126572685 gene encoding glycine--tRNA ligase — MSFQFLYSLSRLSRKTCTPCAFVLRNFTGVGSLQVQVRPRSESKSAPARKPFNWGSNKQHRDVKLRVQLLDAMADPKIEEQLAPLREAVKEQGDLVRKLKAEGAPEIDVKKAVNELKARKKILEDRELSLVPQVATFDRARMEDLLKRRFFYDQSFAIYGGITGQYDFGPMGCALKSNMINTWRQFFVLEEQMLEVDCSILTPEPVLKASGHVDRFADLMTKDVKNGECFRLDHLIKNHLEKLAAAKDASAELKDECTDIVIKLDGMTKDDMAAIMRKYAMKSPITGNDLTEPIEFNLMFGTQIGPTGLVKGFLRPETAQGIFVNFKRLLEFNQGRLPFAAAQIGNSFRNEISPRSGLIRVREFTMCEIEHFCDPQEKNHPKFENVADTVMTLYSACNQMDGKSAQPVRIGDAVASGLVANQTLGYFMARIQQFLHRIGILPERLRFRQHMGNEMAHYACDCWDAECLTSYGWIECVGCADRSAYDLTQHTQATGVKLVAEKKLPAPKTIEVTEVVPNKAAIGKAFKKEAKGITDALAKLSLDDVSEIGKNLETNGEHTLVVNGADVKLSGDLIAVKKTTKTVHVEEITPSVIEPSFGIGRIMYSLLEHSFRMRDGDEQRSYFSLPPVVAPLKCSVLPLSNNAEFAPFVKKISSALTSVDVSHKVDDSSGSIGRRYARTDEIAIPYGITIDFDTLKEPHTVTLRERDSMKQVRIALDEVAHTIRDLATGRTSWAQIEEKYPRFEQQESSAK, encoded by the exons ATGTCCTTTCAGTTTTTGTACTCCCTCAGTAGACTTAGCAGAAAAACCTGTACTCCGTGTGCCTTCGTCCTTCGGAACTTCACCGGTGTTGGTTCGCTTCAGGTGCAAGTGCGGCCAAGAAGTGAATCAAAAAGTGCTCCAGCGAGGAAACCGTTTAATTGGGGATCGAATAAACAGCATCGGGACGTAAAACTACGCGTACAGCTGCTTGACGCGATGGCCGATCCGAAGATCGAAGAACAGCTCGCTCCGTTGCGGGAAGCGGTGAAGGAGCAG GGTGACCTGGTGCGCAAACTGAAGGCCGAAGGGGCCCCGGAAATTGATGTGAAGAAGGCGGTGAACGAGCTGAAGGCACGCAAGAAGATTCTGGAAGACCGGGAGCTTAGCCTCGTGCCGCAGGTGGCCACTTTCGATCGTGCACGGATGGAAGATCTGCTCAAGCGACGGTTCTTCTACGATCAAAGCTTTGCCATCTACGGAGGCATCACCGGGCAGTACGATTTCGGGCCAATGGGTTGCGCCCTGAAGTCGAACATGATCAACACCTGGCGCCAGTTCTTTGTGCTCGAAGAGCAAATGCTTGAGGTGGATTGTTCCATCCTGACGCCCGAACCCGTCCTGAAGGCATCCGGCCACGTCGACCGTTTTGCCGATTTGATGACGAAGGATGTAAAGAATGGCGAGTGTTTCCGGTTGGATCACCTCATCAAGAATCACCTCGAGAAGTTGGCCGCGGCAAAGGACGCATCGGCCGAGCTGAAGGATGAGTGTACCGACATCGTCATCAAGCTGGACGGCATGACGAAGGATGACATGGCAGCGATCATGCGGAAGTACGCCATGAAATCCCCAATCACCGGCAACGATTTGACTGAACCGATTGAGTTTAATCTTATGTTCGGTACGCAGATCGGGCCGACTGGGCTGGTGAAGGGTTTCCTACGGCCAGAAACGGCCCAAGGTATCTTCGTGAACTTCAAGCGCCTTCTCGAGTTCAACCAGGGCCGATTGCCGTTCGCTGCGGCGCAAATTGGCAACAGCTTCCGTAACGAGATCTCACCCCGATCTGGGTTGATTCGCGTGCGAGAGTTCACGATGTGCGAGATCGAACACTTTTGCGATCCGCAGGAGAAGAACCATCCAAAGTTCGAGAACGTGGCCGACACGGTGATGACGCTGTACTCCGCCTGCAACCAGATGGACGGCAAGAGTGCGCAGCCGGTGCGCATCGGCGATGCCGTGGCTAGCGGATTGGTGGCGAACCAAACGCTCGGTTACTTCATGGCCCGTATTCAGCAGTTCTTGCACCGGATCGGTATTCTGCCTGAACGGCTCCGCTTCCGGCAGCACATGGGTAacgagatggcgcattatgcGTGCGACTGCTGGGACGCCGAGTGTCTGACGAGTTACGGCTGGATCGAGTGTGTTGGGTGTGCTGATCGGTCTGCGTACGATCTAACGCAGCACACGCAAGCCACCGGTGTGAAGCTGGTGGCTGAAAAGAAGCTTCCGGCGCCGAAAACGATCGAGGTGACGGAGGTGGTACCGAACAAGGCCGCCATCGGTAAGGCGTTCAAGAAGGAGGCGAAGGGAATCACGGATGCGCTGGCTAAGCTCAGTCTCGATGATGTGAGCGAGATTGGAAAGAATCTGGAGACCAACGGGGAGCACACTCTGGTGGTCAATGGTGCAGATGTGAAGCTGTCGGGCGATCTGATCGCCGTCAAAAAGACTACGAAAACGGTGCACGTTGAGGAGATCACACCAAGTGTTATCGAGCCATCGTTTGGTATCGGGCGCATCATGTACTCGCTGTTGGAGCATAGCTTCCGCATGCGAGATGGTGACGAGCAGCGAAGCTACTTCTCACTACCGCCAGTTGTCGCGCCGCTGAAATGTTCAGTTCTTCCGCTCAGCAACAACGCCGAATTCGCACCCTTCGTAAAGAAGATCT CATCGGCTCTTACGTCGGTGGATGTTTCGCACAAGGTGGACGATTCGAGTGGATCGATCGGACGACGCTACGCGCGTACGGATGAGATTGCTATTCCGTATGGAAtaacgatcgatttcgataCGCTGAAAGAACCGCACACGGTTACGCTTCGAGAACGTGACTCCATGAAGCAAGTTCGGATTGCG TTGGATGAGGTTGCACACACTATCCGCGATCTGGCAACCGGACGAACCAGCTGGGCGCAGATCGAGGAGAAGTACCCACGCTTTGAGCAGCAGGAATCATCGGCAAAGTAG